Proteins encoded together in one Candidatus Xianfuyuplasma coldseepsis window:
- a CDS encoding ABC transporter permease, whose protein sequence is MKNAMTIFKKEFYRVMSDRRLIFTAILLPGLAIYVMYSFMGNAIGNEVEDIQEHTIILYQENMPDDITTLVNNSEYDIEIHDFNEMSFDDIKDRILQGQIDLLVRFPADFETSIENYETSEVPEVYTYYNPGEKYSSNAYGVFGGILRTYRNSVSLDRFGDDVYVFYTDLTNEDHVIMDEEKATGQGFASLMPMLIIMFLFSGAMSIGPDSIAGEKERGTIATLLVTPIKRSELAIGKVISLSLIALMSAASSFVGIMLSLPRLMQGQELDTNIYGLSEYLMLFGVLLATVLVIVGLVSMISAYAKSIKEASMLILPLYFVSIIVGVSTMFSGEASANLWVYLVPIYSSVNMLISVLTFEVVPLHFLLMVVSSVLYVGILIYIINKLFQSEKVMFSK, encoded by the coding sequence ATGAAAAATGCAATGACGATATTTAAAAAAGAATTCTACCGCGTGATGAGTGATCGTCGCTTAATATTTACGGCAATTTTATTACCAGGGTTAGCCATCTATGTGATGTATAGCTTTATGGGGAATGCGATTGGAAATGAAGTTGAAGATATTCAAGAACATACCATCATTCTCTATCAAGAGAATATGCCGGATGACATTACAACATTAGTCAACAATAGTGAATACGATATTGAAATTCATGATTTTAATGAAATGTCATTTGATGACATTAAAGATCGAATTTTACAAGGTCAGATTGATTTATTGGTTCGTTTCCCTGCTGATTTTGAAACCAGTATTGAGAACTATGAAACCAGTGAAGTACCGGAAGTCTATACGTACTATAATCCGGGTGAAAAATACAGCTCCAATGCCTATGGTGTGTTTGGTGGAATATTAAGAACGTATCGAAACAGTGTTAGTTTGGACCGTTTTGGTGATGATGTCTATGTGTTTTATACCGATCTCACCAATGAAGACCATGTAATTATGGACGAAGAAAAGGCAACCGGACAAGGATTTGCATCGCTAATGCCAATGCTGATTATCATGTTTTTATTCAGTGGAGCAATGAGTATTGGTCCTGACAGTATTGCTGGTGAAAAAGAACGGGGAACGATAGCAACGCTGCTCGTGACACCAATCAAACGTAGTGAATTAGCGATTGGTAAGGTCATAAGTTTAAGTTTGATTGCTCTCATGAGTGCGGCGTCCTCCTTTGTCGGAATCATGTTGAGTCTACCACGATTGATGCAGGGTCAAGAACTGGATACAAACATTTATGGATTATCTGAATACTTGATGTTGTTTGGTGTATTGCTGGCAACCGTACTCGTGATTGTTGGATTGGTGTCAATGATCAGTGCGTACGCAAAATCAATCAAAGAAGCTTCGATGTTGATTTTACCCCTATACTTTGTTAGTATCATTGTAGGTGTCAGTACCATGTTTAGTGGGGAAGCATCGGCAAATCTATGGGTCTATTTGGTTCCAATATATAGTAGTGTCAATATGTTGATCAGCGTCTTAACATTTGAAGTCGTACCACTACATTTCTTGTTGATGGTAGTCTCTAGTGTTTTATATGTAGGAATCTTAATCTATATTATCAATAAATTGTTCCAATCCGAAAAAGTCATGTTTAGTAAGTAG
- a CDS encoding YlbF family regulator yields MEQQIIENVYELIDELKQSLRYKRLLVLKQQIEESSVIQEKVAAFQQWNDAYNDVKKYGQYHPDLQHTRTQFRKVKQALYEDSIVAEYKRLEQEIQQRLDSISAQIAQAISTKIKHPNELGILNRH; encoded by the coding sequence ATGGAACAACAAATCATAGAAAATGTATATGAACTCATCGATGAATTAAAACAATCGTTGCGTTACAAACGACTCCTAGTATTGAAACAACAAATTGAAGAATCGAGTGTGATTCAAGAAAAAGTCGCTGCGTTCCAACAATGGAATGATGCGTATAACGACGTCAAGAAGTATGGACAGTATCATCCCGATTTGCAACATACTAGAACTCAGTTTCGTAAGGTGAAACAAGCATTGTATGAAGATTCGATCGTTGCGGAATACAAACGATTAGAACAAGAGATCCAACAACGATTGGATTCCATCTCTGCTCAGATAGCACAGGCAATATCCACTAAAATAAAACATCCCAATGAATTGGGAATACTCAACAGACATTAG
- a CDS encoding DUF2129 domain-containing protein, with the protein MVKRKSLIVHFRSPKVVKQIERFASVSYYHKKRRYAVCYVNEADMEMVMAKLKKLKLVKKVEESLFETDEYTIDFNVK; encoded by the coding sequence ATGGTAAAACGCAAAAGCCTTATTGTCCATTTCCGCAGTCCGAAAGTTGTCAAACAAATCGAACGTTTTGCGAGTGTCAGTTATTATCACAAAAAACGACGCTATGCGGTTTGTTATGTAAATGAAGCCGATATGGAAATGGTGATGGCAAAACTAAAGAAATTAAAACTGGTTAAAAAAGTCGAAGAAAGTCTATTCGAAACCGACGAATATACCATCGATTTTAATGTCAAGTAA
- the rplS gene encoding 50S ribosomal protein L19, with translation MSQQLLREITSDYQKTDVPDFQAGDTVKVSVKIREGNRERIQIFEGLVIKRQGGGIGETFTVRKVSYGVGIERTFPIHSPLVDDIKVVRRGKVRRARLFYIRGLSAKRSRIKEKR, from the coding sequence ATGTCTCAGCAATTATTACGAGAAATTACAAGTGACTATCAAAAGACTGATGTACCAGATTTCCAAGCCGGAGATACTGTCAAAGTATCGGTTAAAATTCGTGAAGGAAATCGCGAACGGATTCAGATTTTTGAAGGATTGGTTATCAAACGTCAAGGTGGCGGCATTGGTGAAACTTTTACTGTTCGTAAAGTATCATACGGTGTTGGTATTGAGCGTACATTCCCAATTCATTCGCCACTTGTAGACGACATCAAAGTTGTCCGTCGTGGTAAAGTCCGTAGAGCACGTTTGTTCTATATCCGCGGTCTTTCAGCAAAACGTTCTCGAATCAAAGAAAAACGATAA
- a CDS encoding ABC transporter ATP-binding protein gives MNTLEVQQVTKTFKLSKKQQKLERTNATQKIACNQLSFTAYPGEIYGLLGPNGAGKTTALRMISTLIKPDSGDVFVGDSSVVKEATEVRGKIGFLTSELKLEDHFTPNYLFTYFSRLHGVEDEVSDKRKNEMFTRFGIDEFMEVKVGELSTGMKQKLSIAISLVHDPDFIIFDEPTNGLDVLTARVVTDYLLELKEKGKTVILSTHILSVVEKLCDRVGIIINGKMKITDTLDAIKSAYPDKSLEDIFFDFVAEEALEGGMEQ, from the coding sequence ATGAATACATTAGAGGTACAACAAGTAACAAAGACATTTAAATTATCAAAAAAACAACAAAAACTAGAACGGACAAATGCGACGCAAAAGATTGCTTGCAATCAGTTGTCGTTTACCGCTTATCCAGGTGAAATCTACGGATTGCTTGGTCCCAATGGAGCAGGGAAAACGACGGCATTACGAATGATTTCGACACTGATCAAACCCGATAGTGGCGATGTGTTTGTCGGCGACAGTAGTGTTGTCAAAGAAGCGACGGAAGTTCGTGGTAAAATTGGCTTCTTAACCAGTGAGTTAAAACTGGAAGATCATTTTACACCAAACTACTTGTTTACATATTTTTCACGACTGCATGGTGTTGAAGATGAGGTCAGTGACAAACGTAAAAACGAGATGTTTACACGGTTTGGAATTGATGAGTTTATGGAAGTTAAAGTCGGTGAACTATCAACAGGGATGAAACAAAAATTAAGTATTGCCATCAGTTTGGTGCATGATCCTGATTTTATCATCTTTGATGAACCGACAAACGGACTCGATGTCTTAACTGCAAGGGTTGTGACGGATTACTTGTTGGAGTTAAAAGAGAAGGGAAAAACCGTTATTTTAAGTACGCATATTTTATCTGTTGTTGAGAAGTTATGTGATCGAGTGGGCATTATCATCAATGGTAAAATGAAAATCACTGATACACTCGATGCGATAAAATCGGCCTACCCTGATAAAAGCTTAGAGGACATCTTCTTTGATTTTGTTGCTGAAGAAGCCCTTGAAGGGGGAATGGAACAATGA
- a CDS encoding LacI family DNA-binding transcriptional regulator has product MSKATIYDVAGAARVSLATVSRAINNPEKVKPETRERVLRVIEELGYKPNAFAKGLASRKSTTVAVVVPDMSRASIAEMMNGIADIARVYKYSILLYVLESEDASEEDILREIIAAQVDGILYLNDEITSPQYEFLRTIKNTYQIPVVLTNTFYPEDDEIPSVSIDYERAGYEITKKLLDEGRKHIYMVSTVRKYMVNDLKEAGYLRAMNESGLEPKVMRTSGRISINTEHFNEYFKDNKVDGVIAVRDSIAISFMNVAFENDVRIPEDIGVCGFQNTKYARLARPQLSCVDLPIYDMGAVGMRLLTKLMNKEEVTDRVIKLPHSIVLRKTTL; this is encoded by the coding sequence ATGAGTAAAGCAACAATCTATGATGTTGCTGGAGCTGCTCGAGTCAGCTTAGCTACTGTTTCAAGAGCCATTAATAATCCGGAAAAAGTAAAACCTGAAACCCGTGAGCGTGTGTTGCGTGTTATTGAGGAATTGGGATACAAACCAAATGCCTTTGCCAAGGGGCTTGCAAGTCGTAAAAGTACAACCGTTGCTGTTGTTGTACCAGATATGAGTCGGGCATCGATTGCCGAAATGATGAATGGTATCGCCGATATTGCTCGGGTGTATAAGTATTCGATTTTGCTGTATGTTTTAGAGAGTGAAGACGCTAGTGAAGAAGATATTTTGCGAGAAATTATTGCTGCCCAAGTCGATGGGATATTGTACTTGAATGATGAAATTACATCACCACAATATGAATTTCTTCGCACGATCAAAAATACCTATCAGATTCCTGTCGTGTTAACCAATACGTTCTACCCAGAAGATGATGAAATTCCATCTGTTTCGATTGATTACGAACGCGCTGGATATGAAATTACCAAGAAGTTATTAGACGAAGGTCGGAAACACATCTACATGGTTTCAACCGTACGTAAATACATGGTAAATGATTTGAAGGAAGCAGGTTATTTACGCGCTATGAATGAATCTGGATTAGAGCCAAAAGTGATGCGAACAAGTGGGCGTATTTCCATTAACACCGAACACTTTAACGAGTACTTCAAAGACAATAAAGTCGATGGTGTCATTGCGGTTCGCGATTCGATTGCGATTAGCTTTATGAATGTGGCATTTGAAAATGATGTACGGATTCCAGAAGACATTGGTGTATGCGGATTCCAAAATACAAAATATGCTCGATTAGCACGACCTCAATTATCTTGTGTCGATTTACCAATTTACGACATGGGTGCAGTGGGAATGCGTTTATTAACAAAATTAATGAACAAAGAAGAAGTAACTGATCGTGTAATTAAATTACCACACAGTATCGTACTTCGTAAAACAACCTTATAA
- a CDS encoding aryl-sulfate sulfotransferase codes for MKRPEWIPKWVNETFLLVVMPAIVVVLLITGFMIYGFQKPAWTSIESKTVLLDTQQETNAMLIDVAMSETYSVDQPYFIIDPYKMSPLSGLFIFKTDELDSFIIEVEGKTPEATVQYVSEVASVHYIPVIGLYPDYENVVHIYDNDDGVAGALRFTRTIWTEPVDEYVFAPDEVTTTTDYFGQDWMLLMPSDQETLPVAIDAFGDVRWYYSTPLGFSMKQLENGYFMVGSSRMIGSPYYRDGLYEIDLLGKVISHYYIPGGYHHDFVEMPSGNILALSNDFDETVEDIVVEIDRSTGMIVNQWDMSDYVSPTMGQRSNNSEVDWFHATSIDYDPVANRLLVAGRNQDIVLCIDLTSDELVYIIGDPTNWDEDVVTDDFLTPIGASFEWSYAIHSALFLPDGQVMLFDNGLHHSKDLLIDPLTYGNYSRGVVYAIDETTREITQVFSYGSERLSTFYSPFNSNVAYYGENHYLVHSGGISQTSQGYLNIPPSEYDGELSFTKSSITVEVQDDVVVYELQMPAHYDQALRIQPYDNIQHQSRLVKFYGEQQVSFLYEQDIDRRITILQTLPPTYELLIYKEFDRFVVSGVFEDNQEVYLELQQGEQSYYYAMPLSQSIRYPLYHQEVDGENLRTIVTVNEIDVSGRFDVFVIIDGHRYHTYKQVTFK; via the coding sequence ATGAAACGACCTGAGTGGATTCCAAAATGGGTTAATGAAACCTTTTTATTGGTTGTTATGCCGGCGATTGTAGTCGTCCTTTTAATCACGGGATTTATGATTTATGGGTTTCAAAAACCTGCATGGACATCGATTGAATCAAAGACCGTGCTTCTCGATACACAACAAGAGACCAATGCTATGTTGATTGATGTTGCAATGAGTGAAACATATAGCGTTGATCAACCATATTTCATCATAGATCCCTATAAAATGTCACCCCTAAGTGGGTTGTTTATATTTAAAACGGATGAGTTGGATTCCTTTATTATTGAAGTGGAAGGGAAAACACCAGAAGCAACCGTTCAATACGTCAGTGAAGTTGCATCGGTTCATTACATTCCGGTGATTGGGCTCTATCCGGATTATGAAAATGTTGTTCATATCTATGATAATGATGATGGTGTAGCGGGAGCGTTACGATTCACTCGAACCATATGGACTGAGCCTGTTGATGAATACGTATTTGCACCGGATGAGGTAACAACAACGACGGATTATTTTGGTCAAGATTGGATGCTGTTAATGCCATCGGATCAAGAGACGTTACCAGTAGCAATCGATGCCTTTGGCGATGTTCGGTGGTATTATTCTACACCCTTAGGATTTTCTATGAAACAACTGGAGAACGGATATTTCATGGTTGGATCCAGTCGAATGATTGGATCACCCTATTACCGTGATGGATTATACGAAATTGATTTATTAGGTAAGGTCATTAGTCACTATTATATCCCTGGTGGGTATCATCATGATTTTGTCGAGATGCCCAGTGGTAATATTTTAGCATTGAGTAATGATTTTGATGAAACCGTAGAAGATATTGTAGTGGAAATAGATCGATCTACCGGAATGATTGTCAATCAATGGGACATGAGTGATTATGTTTCACCGACGATGGGACAACGTAGCAACAATAGCGAAGTGGATTGGTTCCATGCAACATCGATCGATTATGATCCAGTAGCGAATCGTTTGTTAGTCGCCGGTCGAAATCAAGATATCGTACTATGTATTGATTTGACAAGTGATGAATTGGTGTATATTATTGGCGACCCGACAAACTGGGATGAGGATGTTGTCACAGACGATTTCTTAACACCGATTGGCGCGTCCTTTGAATGGTCCTATGCAATCCATAGTGCTTTATTTTTACCAGATGGCCAAGTGATGTTATTTGATAATGGTTTACATCATTCGAAAGATCTATTAATCGATCCCCTAACATATGGTAATTACAGTCGTGGTGTCGTGTATGCTATTGATGAAACAACTCGAGAAATCACCCAAGTGTTCAGTTATGGTTCCGAACGATTAAGTACGTTTTACAGCCCATTCAACTCGAATGTAGCCTATTATGGTGAAAATCACTATTTGGTTCATAGTGGTGGAATATCCCAAACATCACAAGGATATCTAAACATACCACCTAGTGAATATGATGGTGAGTTATCCTTCACAAAGTCCTCAATCACAGTGGAAGTACAAGATGATGTCGTCGTGTATGAACTACAAATGCCGGCGCATTACGATCAAGCGTTGCGAATCCAACCATATGACAATATCCAACATCAATCTCGGTTGGTGAAGTTTTATGGGGAACAACAAGTATCTTTCTTATATGAACAGGATATTGATCGTCGAATCACGATTCTACAGACATTACCACCGACATACGAATTATTAATATACAAGGAATTTGATCGATTTGTTGTATCGGGTGTTTTTGAAGACAATCAAGAAGTGTACCTCGAACTTCAACAAGGAGAACAATCCTATTATTACGCGATGCCATTATCTCAATCGATACGTTATCCACTGTATCATCAAGAGGTTGATGGTGAAAACTTACGGACAATTGTCACTGTAAATGAGATTGATGTATCTGGTCGATTTGACGTGTTTGTAATCATCGATGGCCATCGCTATCATACATACAAACAAGTTACATTTAAGTGA
- the rimM gene encoding ribosome maturation factor RimM (Essential for efficient processing of 16S rRNA), with protein MNDVIVGVIVNTHGLKGTLKVKSFTDFKTIRYQQGATLYIVFRDEKIPVTVDSFRTVKGLDYLDFNEFNDINQCEQYKGCNLVISEDQLHELDDDEYYFDELIGMDVVCDSFTGTVTDVREVPRGELLVVQANGKQHLIPFQKEFVKHVDKDKGIITLIAWEGLL; from the coding sequence ATGAACGATGTCATTGTCGGTGTAATTGTCAATACACACGGACTAAAAGGAACTTTGAAAGTCAAATCCTTCACGGACTTTAAAACGATACGATATCAACAAGGAGCAACGTTGTATATTGTTTTTCGTGATGAAAAAATACCGGTTACGGTGGATTCATTTCGAACGGTAAAAGGATTGGACTATCTGGATTTTAATGAGTTTAATGACATCAATCAATGTGAACAATACAAAGGATGCAATTTGGTGATTTCCGAAGACCAACTACATGAACTGGATGACGATGAATATTATTTCGATGAGTTGATCGGAATGGATGTTGTCTGTGACAGTTTTACGGGAACGGTCACAGATGTTCGTGAAGTTCCTCGAGGAGAACTCCTCGTTGTCCAAGCAAATGGAAAACAGCATTTGATACCGTTTCAAAAAGAGTTTGTCAAACATGTTGATAAAGACAAGGGCATTATTACGCTCATTGCATGGGAGGGGTTATTATGA
- the trmD gene encoding tRNA (guanosine(37)-N1)-methyltransferase TrmD has product MRIDILTLFPNMFSGFLEESIMKRAIDAKLVDIHIIDFREFSTSKHKKVDDYPYGGGAGMVLQVQPVYDALRSIKGYREALKIIVSPQGVPFTQPIAYEYSSHDHIIILCGHYEGYDERIRSYFDVELSIGDYVLTGGELAAMVLVDAITRVVPDVINNDESHIHDSFNNHLLEHPHYTRPREFDGQEVPEVLVNGHHQKIEEWRLQQSLAKTKKRRPDLYKKYLEDKNDETT; this is encoded by the coding sequence ATGAGAATTGATATCTTAACGTTATTCCCCAACATGTTTTCTGGGTTCTTAGAAGAAAGTATAATGAAACGTGCCATCGACGCAAAATTAGTGGACATTCACATCATTGATTTTCGTGAGTTCAGTACGTCGAAACATAAAAAAGTGGATGATTATCCCTATGGTGGTGGTGCGGGGATGGTACTTCAAGTGCAACCGGTATACGATGCTTTACGAAGTATAAAAGGATATCGTGAAGCCTTGAAAATTATTGTATCGCCACAAGGGGTTCCCTTCACACAACCAATAGCCTATGAATATTCATCTCATGATCACATTATTATATTGTGTGGTCATTACGAAGGATATGACGAACGGATCCGTTCGTATTTTGACGTTGAACTATCCATTGGTGATTATGTGTTAACTGGAGGAGAACTCGCTGCGATGGTATTGGTTGATGCGATTACACGTGTGGTCCCAGATGTCATCAATAACGATGAATCACATATTCATGATTCGTTTAATAATCATTTGTTAGAGCATCCGCATTACACCCGTCCACGTGAATTTGACGGCCAAGAAGTACCTGAAGTCTTGGTTAATGGACACCATCAAAAAATCGAAGAATGGCGATTGCAACAATCGCTTGCAAAAACAAAGAAACGTCGCCCTGATTTATATAAGAAGTATCTGGAGGACAAGAACGATGAAACGACCTGA
- the rpsP gene encoding 30S ribosomal protein S16, whose amino-acid sequence MAVKIRLQRFGAKKRPFYRIVAADSHSKRDGRYLEIIGTYNPLTNPATVKIDEEKAQKWLHEGAQVTDTVKNLFTKHGIKKSSK is encoded by the coding sequence ATGGCAGTTAAAATTAGATTACAACGATTTGGAGCAAAAAAACGTCCTTTCTATAGAATAGTTGCAGCCGATTCACACAGCAAACGTGATGGTCGCTATTTGGAAATTATTGGTACATACAATCCATTAACAAACCCAGCAACTGTTAAAATTGATGAAGAAAAAGCACAGAAATGGTTACATGAGGGAGCACAAGTCACCGATACTGTAAAGAATTTGTTTACCAAGCACGGCATCAAAAAATCGAGCAAATAA
- a CDS encoding cytochrome c biogenesis CcdA family protein yields MKSLKLLLIAFILMVLQVTTSVQAESQTVIYFKETSCRNCAELQGYMNGLSGDYTASEDYITIMENAGITVIIYDIEANPVIDEYSYIDTEGELVNVTAIDVFAAFNDAYDRSSGTVPVVFVGDTYFEDADDIKAAYDSGAILALSSDPILDITVEEGQAYEELTGFLGFLLVLGAGLLDGFNPCAIALLLLFISLLGFTDDKRVLILVSVVYIFALFLSYFLIGTFFLNVLEQYASEISVIGTIINYFVLFLCLFLFLFNLYDYFQARNEEYGKIKNQLPKWLQRYNKKIVKLFTGAMNTDNKQGLVTVLVITFLLGITLSVTELVCTGQIYFGILYGIHSMDTGGYAYILLLFYNVMFVMPLIVIAITAVKLKSVVSISNWVREHMATIKLLNALLFFVIFLFFLYRVII; encoded by the coding sequence ATGAAATCACTAAAATTACTCCTTATCGCATTTATTCTGATGGTATTGCAGGTTACAACTTCTGTCCAAGCAGAGAGCCAAACAGTCATTTACTTCAAGGAAACCAGTTGTCGAAACTGTGCTGAATTACAAGGGTATATGAATGGTCTTAGCGGTGATTACACTGCAAGTGAGGATTACATTACCATAATGGAAAATGCTGGTATAACCGTCATCATTTATGATATTGAAGCCAATCCAGTCATCGACGAATATTCCTATATCGATACCGAAGGTGAACTCGTTAACGTCACTGCCATTGATGTATTTGCCGCATTTAACGATGCCTATGATCGAAGTTCAGGAACCGTTCCAGTTGTCTTTGTTGGCGATACCTATTTTGAAGATGCCGACGACATCAAAGCAGCGTATGACAGTGGTGCAATTCTCGCACTGAGCAGTGATCCGATATTGGATATTACAGTCGAAGAAGGACAAGCTTATGAAGAATTAACTGGTTTTCTCGGTTTCTTACTAGTTTTAGGGGCAGGACTTCTCGATGGATTTAATCCTTGTGCAATTGCCTTACTATTACTTTTCATTAGCTTACTTGGATTTACCGATGATAAACGCGTTTTAATATTGGTGAGTGTTGTCTACATATTTGCCTTATTCCTATCGTACTTCCTGATTGGTACGTTCTTTCTTAATGTCCTTGAACAATACGCATCAGAGATTAGCGTTATCGGTACGATTATTAATTATTTTGTCCTATTCTTGTGTTTGTTCTTATTTCTATTTAATTTATACGATTACTTCCAAGCTCGAAACGAAGAATATGGAAAAATTAAAAACCAACTTCCAAAGTGGTTACAACGATATAACAAAAAAATAGTCAAACTGTTTACCGGTGCAATGAACACGGATAACAAACAAGGATTGGTAACCGTTTTAGTGATTACGTTCCTTCTCGGTATTACCCTCAGTGTAACCGAGCTCGTTTGTACTGGACAAATTTACTTCGGAATTCTCTATGGTATTCATTCGATGGATACCGGTGGATATGCGTATATTTTATTACTCTTTTATAACGTGATGTTTGTGATGCCACTTATCGTCATTGCTATTACGGCAGTAAAACTTAAAAGTGTTGTATCGATTAGTAACTGGGTACGGGAACACATGGCAACCATCAAGTTGTTGAACGCATTATTATTCTTTGTAATCTTCTTATTCTTCCTCTATCGTGTTATCATATAA
- a CDS encoding KH domain-containing protein has product MAVNYEKLIHNLIHPLVIHPEDLMVKKFSEDEHMLTIQVIVHQDDLGRVIGKNGRIANAIRTICYASASREGKKITINIDSF; this is encoded by the coding sequence TTGGCAGTTAATTACGAAAAACTGATACATAACTTAATTCATCCCTTAGTGATTCATCCCGAGGATTTAATGGTGAAGAAATTTTCGGAAGATGAACATATGCTTACAATTCAAGTGATCGTTCATCAGGACGACCTTGGACGTGTCATTGGAAAGAACGGACGAATCGCAAATGCGATTAGAACGATTTGCTACGCGAGCGCATCACGCGAAGGCAAAAAAATAACGATCAATATTGATTCGTTTTAG
- a CDS encoding GNAT family N-acetyltransferase, which yields MKTVLKNGTEIVIRQAEPEDAKAIVETMALIISQTKNLGREPDEWNKTVEEETAILNRFKDSVDDYMAVADDDGHIVAVASFHGRPLKRLRHRVNLGISILKAYHHQGLGTALMKHLLQQAKRMGKHTVELEVRADNVHAIELYKKVGFVIEGVKKQGFYVDGDYIDELMMAYYMEDNL from the coding sequence ATGAAAACAGTTCTAAAAAACGGTACAGAAATTGTCATTCGTCAAGCCGAACCCGAGGATGCAAAAGCAATTGTTGAGACGATGGCATTGATTATTTCTCAAACGAAAAATCTCGGACGAGAGCCCGATGAATGGAATAAAACCGTGGAAGAAGAAACGGCTATTTTGAATCGTTTTAAGGATAGTGTGGATGATTATATGGCCGTAGCCGATGATGATGGTCACATTGTCGCCGTAGCCAGTTTTCACGGTCGTCCCTTAAAACGACTACGCCATCGAGTGAATCTTGGAATTAGCATTCTCAAAGCGTACCATCATCAAGGCTTGGGAACTGCCTTGATGAAGCACCTTTTACAACAAGCGAAACGGATGGGGAAACATACGGTTGAATTAGAAGTGCGTGCGGATAACGTGCATGCAATTGAACTATATAAAAAAGTAGGATTTGTCATCGAAGGTGTGAAGAAACAAGGGTTTTATGTTGATGGAGACTATATCGATGAACTCATGATGGCATATTATATGGAGGACAATCTATGA